Below is a window of Vicinamibacteria bacterium DNA.
CGGCACCGAGGTCGGTAGCTATTTCATCGCGAACTACCCTCCCTTCTTCTTCTGGAGCGCAGATCATCTCTCAAAGGTCGAAAAAGTCCTCGACCGGAGCCCCGATCCTTCCGTCCCCCTGGGGCTATACCTCCATGTTCCCTTTTGCCGGAAGCGCTGCAAATTTTGCTATTTTCGGGTTTACACCGACAAGAACGCGAGGGACGTCGAGCGCTACGACGAAGCGCT
It encodes the following:
- a CDS encoding coproporphyrinogen III oxidase; the encoded protein is MEATTDPRGTEVGSYFIANYPPFFFWSADHLSKVEKVLDRSPDPSVPLGLYLHVPFCRKRCKFCYFRVYTDKNARDVERYDEAL